In Variovorax paradoxus, a single genomic region encodes these proteins:
- a CDS encoding beta family protein: MFDHNHYVPVLKWRMGEYQALMRLSESVKNWVTPLLEIPTEGWNFETEAPMRSLDEHLAKFGDKLFSKWGGRPCFVDSPYLDGASLLSDGRHHIEHVFWQTEQAGCSAIPVIGLQRHPAYFAAVSAVAGRMQRGICIRLEADDFGPTLEPSLGALIAALGIPLQFIDLVIDLESSIATSIPMQVSMWSACLLALSAAPWRTLSVVGTTFPVVLGAAQFRPYGRAPRYEWLAYKQLLQTLSGSARKPTYGDYGTSSQNTGELDPRMVDPNAKIKYTVDDEWIIYVGAQVKRYGRAQYQTMCQNIIGAVPPFFMGPQYSWGDAFIHDCATGAEGTGGASTWPSVATNHHITKAVRDVASFYGTSALP, from the coding sequence TTGTTCGATCACAATCACTACGTTCCCGTTCTTAAATGGCGCATGGGGGAGTACCAAGCGTTGATGCGGCTGAGTGAGTCGGTCAAGAATTGGGTGACACCTCTTCTTGAAATTCCAACCGAGGGATGGAATTTCGAGACCGAAGCGCCGATGCGGTCACTTGATGAGCACTTGGCAAAATTTGGAGACAAGCTTTTCTCCAAATGGGGCGGGCGCCCGTGCTTTGTCGACAGTCCCTATCTGGACGGAGCCAGCCTGCTTTCAGACGGGCGCCACCACATCGAGCATGTCTTCTGGCAAACCGAGCAGGCTGGTTGCTCGGCCATACCGGTGATCGGCCTTCAACGGCATCCGGCTTATTTTGCAGCAGTTTCAGCCGTTGCTGGCCGGATGCAAAGAGGCATTTGTATTCGTCTGGAAGCTGATGATTTCGGCCCCACGCTCGAGCCGTCGCTGGGCGCATTGATTGCCGCACTCGGTATTCCGCTGCAATTCATCGATCTGGTGATCGATCTCGAATCGTCAATCGCCACGTCCATCCCGATGCAGGTGTCGATGTGGTCGGCGTGCTTGCTGGCGCTGTCCGCCGCGCCGTGGCGAACGCTCAGCGTCGTTGGCACGACATTCCCGGTGGTTCTTGGCGCGGCGCAATTCCGCCCGTATGGCAGAGCCCCGCGGTATGAATGGCTCGCGTACAAGCAACTGCTTCAAACGCTTTCCGGATCGGCGAGAAAGCCCACCTATGGGGACTACGGGACTTCGAGCCAGAACACCGGAGAGCTCGATCCGCGAATGGTCGACCCCAATGCCAAGATCAAGTACACGGTGGATGACGAATGGATCATCTACGTAGGCGCGCAGGTCAAGCGCTACGGCAGAGCGCAGTACCAGACGATGTGCCAGAACATCATCGGGGCCGTCCCTCCATTCTTCATGGGGCCGCAGTACTCATGGGGCGACGCTTTCATCCATGACTGCGCAACGGGTGCAGAGGGCACAGGCGGTGCGTCCACGTGGCCGTCCGTCGCGACGAATCACCACATCACGAAGGCCGTGCGGGATGTCGCCAGTTTCTACGGGACTTCAGCGCTTCCCTGA